The Oryza sativa Japonica Group chromosome 11, ASM3414082v1 DNA window atcctggccttctgcggtggtgcttctcccttcaaggcggctagttccttctccaaatgATCCACTTTGtcctctagcttgcaaatcttaccacgattccgatcttcacgatcttgagctgctaacacagtctctgcacgggtttcatccatagcccacagcatctcaaccaaatgctatgtggtagcatcattctcaattccttcagtctcaaggtagctgccacggtcacttccctgtggttggcgaggatggtagcgatactcggtgtcggccaactgatcactgtagcgatcgcgcagctctcctatggcgatccttgccaccttctgacatgcatggatgtagttttttcctccagcttcgaacatcactgaggggatatcttcgcTATTACTGTTTAAGGTGACTTTGAcccggcacttctcttcatgacgatcatgaggaatctgggcataaaaaggggcagtcccaaatcctatggcaatggacatcgtacgcaactcctggacaaatccctcaacaccaaacaagtactcaggcttgtagcgcggcatctaaagacaagtgaaaggagggagttaagacatttatccaatcaatagcacaagtttttggattaatttgaataaagttagaaaaaaaaagtaaaccaaACTTGCAGGATAatttgaaacagttggaaacaaggCCACAAATTTTGTGcttttgaataacaggtttcaaaagaaataaaagaaagtcataaaatcaacatgctaaatttatttccttgcagcaagattaaataaaacaatgttgtagaacttttgctggtaaatgagccattagtacaataatagatgtacagtactaataacactggaataaattttgaatgagaaccactaaaagagattatgaagtgcatgtgccattattttggtttaattaaaagagaaggggaggagaacagttctacttttccaatatttttagagggcttctatgggtaaccatttggcataacctagggtcaaggaggctctgataccaacttgtcacgcccggaatttctatccaaaattccaaacgcttacatgtgtgtgaaccctcgtccaggaatcagccgaggcacacaataacaaattgataatagagtacaattattactctaattaataagcgaataaaatgtcattacagaggtagatagttcctctcaatcaataaagatctaagcagcggaaaataagataaacggcgcagacgactccactccacaggcagcttgaccagggctacacctaatcctccacaccatcagcatcattgtagaactcttcctctgatgaacgattgcaaggtgagtatatgacatactcagcaagccacgcagcaaatatgcaagtgcacaggataacaaaggatggcataatagggttccatttgcataaacagcatttagcaaacatttgagaatttaataaaacagttaagtaatgtttaaacaatattaatccaacgctatacaacataccctgttgtataggcccaaccattctgaacaaccatacccggctgtacagatctatctccaaaccaggaatataccattccaaaccaagagctaaacaaattattaccagttattgcatcttttattatgatgagagatgtgagactaatcacgaaagacattgttagacccgcccataaccgcgggcacggctattcgaatagttttactctgatcagaggtgtaccactgtacccacaagacacagccccacatcatgtcaccatgtgcctcaataccaccacggtacctcggaaaggagctgtgacaataccccttgcataacacaatccaccgcagcgcaccattcctggatcataatcacccccttataaacaaggcatggactccccagtgacccctgtgggcttatctccgccacttctcagtctggtgccccgccataaaccatgctatacaaaaggtaaagccgttgcccacgctggcttgtggttggcacggttaatgtttcacaaccgaaactcgtgaaccggtccttaattgtcatgagcacgactctcaaaaccatgtgctcacaacccaccattatcaggttttaattggcaagtaattaattaaccaatcacgattgaccatcgtgaactatcattaagtccttattaaataattaatagtgaatcataagttatcccaatagtgtgctaatgtttctaagcatggctaagcattcatatctaatatctagctgaaccaatatataaagctcaactagtcaagttataataacccaaggtatcaaggaataaagtaatcaagaacaaaagggctataacaaacaataggttaattccacccaatgacattcgaaaataaatgcaatagttgaatagaaacaatagctttaatcgggatcaacatgctcaaagggttgtttgggatctgtgtgacttgccttgctggccttggaactcttcaaattcttctcctgcgaaaacggactctccggaaacgtcggaatctaagcagaaaagagcaaaatcaccaaaacagcacataaacaagcatgaacagtacatgtggatatttttaacatgtagatctcaattttagaaaaatttagagacttgaaccaactaaatccgagctaagatgaattagttatgaatttttaaagattaaatcggattaaaacacttatatggattttaattgaattatgacgcaataatgaattatttttgaaaaggaaaagggaattattgcgtcagcggctagggtttgcggtggaccgggtgcacggcagcggttcacgggaacgaacggccgagatcgatccatccaaaacggacggccgagatcgatcgggtctacggcggctcacggccaacggccccgatgacgtcagcggcgacgtcacctccggcgacggctcggcggctcagacggcgcacgctcgccggcgaacgatgatgcttcggcacgaacgaaaggcaccaggacgtagagcgcgacgtggcgaactcaccggtgaccaaaacggcggcggaagatcaacggacggcgacggcgacgaggtcgaagcggcggagaagatcgggtcgacggcggcgatggtgctccggcggtcttcggcgacgacgaaggggcggacaaggacggcgacgacttggcgaccacgatggcgacctccccgagcgacggcgacggctggagcgacggcgaagcacggctggagcgacggcgacgacggcgacgctaggtcacacggcgctagagctcttccgacggcgagagacgaaggcgagggtggcggcgggtagaggagacaccgggggtccttatataggggttggagggcggcggcgaaggcccacggcggccggcgacgcgaaggaaacttcgggaaaaatgaatccgaatcaaactcgaatccatgaatttccaaagcgatttagacgatgattccaaaagagaaaaggtagaggagatctcgggaaacaattcccctcaattgatttcaccggagaaggaaaggggcggccgaatttggaaggagacggcggcggcgcggcgctagggtttcgggcggcggcggccggaggtagacgaaGACTGTCAGgcggaccccacctgtcagcgagcgagGGCACGCGCtagcggcggactgggccgacttgggccgagggagagagagaaggttttgggccgactttcggcccaaagccaaaagagacttttaaaaacctttttcaatttaaattattcttgaaatgcaattccatttattaaaaatacttccttagctcaaataaatcccagaaaaatctaggaattatagaattaagcaaagtatttaatgaaattttatctggccccattttatattggaatttattaattaaaattagatcttctcttctagacttttaaaataaattctaataattccaattaaacaacaatttatatatttaggatttttagggtgtgacagtaCCCGGGCTAGCCGAGGATGGTCATAGAGGTGGTTTCTCGGCCATGAGAAAGAATGGCTTGTTCACTTCTTATcggtcccaccgggcgtgccaaaagcgtgttgatgaaaaacacgaggcctgggagatctgcttaactccagtgcaggtccaaagctcgccttcgggtgtgttagcgtgccagttgatttgatcctgcaatcaacaagaaataaagacaaagacaccgcggttaaatctataaacgatagccgatcggctatgtGCCGATggcatatcatttatctttgagccgatgtcatatgtgaatcgattgGCGATTATAAgtagataataaagaactaaatctactcgatctgctgtagatattaccaatatataactcttatatcgatatatacttaaatcaagtgattgagatagatcggtcgccacgccgagacagtataaatcacttagatcagaatatatattaataacaggactatatatgtttatagcatagccgatcagatggatttagcatgtatcggctaatactccgatactactctatatcaggatattaaaacaggtataatatatcaaacaaaagcttaatatacttagatgcgacaatatcttgatataaagggcagatttaacatgtcaatgaagcatatagagtaaatatagttaaatcagataagatcggctgaaactccgatgctaccctaatcggcaaccagaaggcaggctagagattgatattctaagcacgacttaatagatcagactcaactgatgcagcattaagtatgaaaagaagaacaatatctagacaatcaagccgctggaagtttcatagagtggtagatatcttatataatctaaaccaATGTCGATATTTAACCTAACTGGTTGCCCtcttttaacagatgttagccgattgtgggttagatggcaatattgctagagattatgtaagatatatgataactcgacgaattacataaacaagattagagtgtcataaagatggaacctctaatcccgagaacgcaaattgtcataacaagttttacctcttgttgaagatcgaaaccgatgcagctcaacccgaaagcaataactcgtcgaaataaaacaaaagcaaaaaggtggcgatgcgctgaaattgtattgaacgtgtgtgttagaaattacatagggctcggggtcttatttatacccgagaattacaagatatgtccataccggacacgactattatctctaacaaactctaaaataccataagtctttgcggcagacttttgcccaagcatatctctaaggaaattacataaaatatcctaattaatagatacaattgccttctcaggactctatccatgtgcggtaATCATCTcgaagcacctcaattcaacccgatgtcatacaccaagttgtattgtcggaatcggctgcatcagcccacctagtccgactcagactcagccgatcctaatcgtagtcGATCTGGACTCTAGCCGATTCCTGCTTTGTTCCTGAATCGATCTCCGCCTTCAACtccacttcgatctaatcttcttttccgatgccaatgttaccaaatttggttgttagtAAAGTGGAAGCACAAATTTGGCCGCTCATCAAAACAACCAACCACTGCCCATGCTTGATAAGGAACAGAAGAGTGATGTTTACGAACAATGATTTTTTGCCTTGGTTTTTATCGATTTTGCTCACTGCACAGTAAATTCTAtgattttgtgtgtgtgtgtgtgtgtgtgtgtgtggagtgTTTGTGGTCACATGCCCGTGTGTCTATTGATAATCGGAACAGAAGCACGCTGACATCCAGTGAGAATGTCTGGCTTCGCGGGATGGAATTCCTAACAAGAGAAGGGTGGGAGGGTAGATTAGTGGTGAACAACCTCGCCCATATGATGATGCCATGCGGCGTGGGAAAGGTGTAGCGCTTGACTGTCCCGTGCTTCTCCTAGACGTCCAGTGATAGCGATGTTCATCGAGAGACCGACAAAGGAGTTCATGGAGAGCCCTAGCTCTAGCCAAGCACCACAAAACACTCTCCCTCGCCAATGCTTTCAAAACAAAATTGACATTATGCATGGCGTTGTTGAAAATGCGACCGTTCCGATGCTtccaaataaatataaaaaaaagaagactaaTAACACATGCAAATGCGGAAAGCAAGAGTGAAAGGTTTCCTCCTCCGCATCAGGATGGTGCTGTCTCTTCGGTTCCTTCATATCACAAGGACCCACTATACGAACCCCAAGATCTTTCTTCATTTAGCACCGTGTTTACTCAAGATAAAAGTTGTTTAATCAAGAGAAAATATTAGTTCCTACATGGGGGTCCTTTAGCTGATCTCTCTAGAGTTGGGAAACAAAAGTGGAAGCACAAATTTGGCCGCCTCATAAAAACAACCAACCGCTGCCCGTGCTTGATAAGGAACGGAAGAGTGATATTTACAAACAATTATTTTTTCCCTTGATTTTTATCGATTTTGCTCACCTCACAGTAAATTCTatgattgtgtgtgtgtgtgtgtgtgtggagtgTTTGTGGTCACGCGCCCGCGTGTCTATTCATAATCAGAACAGGAGAACGTTGACATCCAGTGAGAATGTCAGGCTTCGCGGCATGTAATTCCTAACAAGAGAAGGGCAGGAGGATAGATTAGCGGTGAAAACCTTGCCCATATGATGATGCCATGCAGCATGGGAAGGTGTAGCGCTTGACTGCCCCGTGCTTCTCCTGGACGTCCAGTGATAGTGGTGTTCATGGAGAGACCGACAAAGGAGTTCATGGAGAGCCCTAGCTCTAGCCATGCACCACAAAACACTCTCCTCCGCCAATGGTTTCAAAACAACATTGACATTATGCATGGCATTGTTGGTAATACAATCGTTCTGACGCTTCcaaataaatatgaaaaaagaaGATTAATAACACATGCAAATGCGAAAAGCAAGAGTGAAAAGCTTTCTCCTTCGCACCAGGATGGTGCGGTCTCTTTGGTTCCTTCATATCACATGGACCCACTATTCGAACCCCAAGATCTTTCTTCATTTAGCACCGTGTTTACTCAAGAGAAAAGCTCTGTCCCTACATGGTCGGGTCCTTTGGCTGATCTCTCTAGAGTTGGGAAACAAAAGTAGAAGCACAAATTTGGCCGCTCATCAAAACAACCAGCCACTGCCCGTGCTCGATAAGGAACAAAAGAGTGATGTTTACAAACAATGATTTTTGGCCTTTATGTTTATCGATTTTGCTCACTGTACAGTAAATTCTataattgtgtgtgtgtgtgtgtgtgtgtgtgtggtcaCACGAACAGGAGCACGCTGATATAAAATGAGAATGTCAGGCTTCGCAGCATGGAATTCCTAACAAGAGAAGGGCAGGAGGATATATTAGCGGTGAACGACGTCGCCCATATGAAGATGCCATGCATCGTGGGAAAGGTGCAGTGCTTGACGTGTGTGACTCTTGGACGTCCATATTGATAGCGGTGTACAtggcctccaccatggcctccacgaTCCAAGGATTGATGTCTATCGTGATGCTTGGCGATGATAACCACCCGACAAACTCGGATGACGGATGGAGCTGTGCCGCACTACGTAGAAGGGGATTGGTTTTTGTGAGAGCTTCTAGCTAGAAGATTTTTCTGTGGCTAACTACCTACAAGTGCTTGGCTTGTATTGTGAGAAGATTTAGACATTCTGCTGGTACTAAACAATTGGAGGGGTGAGTCATATGCCAtacaaggaatattagaagttgTTTTGGATTTCAGAATTCGCTAAAAGTTAATTGATTTTTGGACCTTTTTTCATGAAACACAAGAGCCTTgtgtttcatttcattaagaagagGGAAAATAAGCTCAAAAGAGAAGTTCACAGAGGAAccatcttgaaaaaaaaaacatcacaacaAGCGATGTGTCACCAAAACACAAAACACACTCTCAGACAACAACCGTCCAACAGGAGAGACCGACAAAGGAGTTCATGGATAGCCCTAGCTCTAGACATGGACTACAAAACACTCCCCTGCCACTGTTTCAAAATAACATTGACACTAGGAATGGCATTGTTGAAATGCAATTGTTCTGATGCTTTCAAATAAATATCGATAAAAGAAGATTAATAACACATGCAACTGCAAAAAGCAAGAGTGAAAAGTTTCCTCCTCCACATCAGGATGGTGTGGTCTCTTGGTTCCTTCAAATCACATGGACCCACTATGCGAACCCCAAGATCCGACTTCATTTAGCACTATGTTTACTCAAGAGAAAAGCTCTGTTCCTACTTGGTCAGGTCCTTTGGCTGATCTCTCTATAGGTGGGAAACAAAAGTGGAAGCACAAATTTTGCCGCTCATCAAAGCAACCAGGCATTGCCCGTGCTCGGTAAGGAACTGAAGAGTGATATTTACAGACAATGACTTTTGGACTTGATTTTTATCGATTTTGCTCACCACACAATAAATactagggttaattggatccatacaATTACAAATATGTCAGTTCAGAAAAATGCCACTATAATTCGTCTATTCATAGCCGTGCcactaaaattttacaaaattggaACTGTGCCATCGCCGTCATGTTTTCCATCcatctcttcttttttccctttttttcttctttctcctgTCTTCTTCCCGCACTGacgagcggcgagtggcggcgaGACCGGTGAGTGACAGGGCGTGAGGCGACAAGGGCAGACATAGTCGAAGGTGCTGCAGCAGTCCCGCTCCTTGGCACGCACGAGCATTGTGGCGACGAACTCGGTCTGTGGCTTGACGTCGAAGAGGGAGCCGAAGTAGATGAGCGCGAGGAGATCCTCGATAGACAAATCGACACTagaggacgaggaggacgcGACGGTGGATGGGGAACGAGCGGGACGGGAGGAGAGCTCCTCAGCAAGTGCGGTGGCGAGCGGGGCACACATCCGCTTGAGCTCATTGATGAgcatgacgacgacgagcttGGATCAGGGCACCTCTTCCTGCTCCTTGTTCAGCTTCCTCCCGTCGGTGAGCGACTCCTCCATCTGGAGGATCTTGTTGTGCTTCTTCGTCCTCCACATCAGGATGGTGTCGTCTCTTGGCTCCTTCAAATCACATGGACCCACTATATGAATCCCAAGATTCGACTTCATTTAGCACTGTGTTTACTCAAGAGAAAAGCTATGTTCCTACTTGGTCGGAGCCAACGGATCCTTTGGCTGACCTCTCTATAGGTGGGAAACAAAAGTGGGAGCACAAATTTTTCCACTCATCAAAACAACCAGGCATTGCTCGTGCTTGGTAAGGAACTGAAGAGTGATATTTACAGACAATGCCTTTTGGACTTGATTTTTATCGATTTTGCTCACCACACAATAAATactagggttaattggatccatacaATTACAAATATGTCGGTTCAAAAAAATGCCACtacaattcgtctattcgtaGCCATGCtactaaaattttacaaaattcgaaccgtgccaccgccgtcatgttttccatccatctcttctttttcccccttttttccttctttctcctGTCTTCTTCCCGCACTGACGAGCTGCGAGTGGCGGTGGGACCAGTGAGCGACAGCGCGTGAGGCGACAAGGGCGGACATAGTCAAAGGTGATGCAGCAGTCCCACTCCTTGGGACGCACGAGCATGGTGGCGATGAACTCGGTCTGTGGCTTGACGTCGAAGAGGGAGCCAAAGTAGATGAGCGCGAGGAGATCCTTGATAGACAAATCGAcactggaggaggaggacacgACGACGGATGGGGAACGGGCGGGACGGGAGGAGAGCTCCTCAGCGAGTGCGGTGGCGAGCGGGGCACGCATCCGCTCGAGCTCGTCGATGAGCACGACGATGACGGGCTTGGATTAGGGCACCTCCCCCTGCTCCTTGTTCAGCTTCCGCCCGTCAGCGAGCGGCTCCTCCATTTGGATAATCTTGTTGTGCTTCTTCCGCAGCGCGTGGAGCCACTTCGAGACGACGCTAAGGGTTGGCCCGTCAGTGGGCTCGGCTGCCGCTGCCATCGTCGCCACGGCAgtggccgaggaggaggagccagtGGGAGATGCGACCATGGGCTATGGTTTTGGGATTTGGGCTTGGAGATGGAGCAGTGATGGTAGGGAGGTAGGGAAATCAGGTGAGGCCATGGGGTCCACGCggagtttgtgtgtgtgtgtgtgtgtgtgttttggagTGTTTATGGTCACGTGCACGCATGTGTGTCGTTGACTGAAACAGGAGCACCTTGACATCCAGTGAGAATGTTAGTCTTCGCAACATGTAATCCCTAACAAGAGAAGGCTAGGAGGATAGATCAGCGGTGAATGACATCGCCCATATGATGATGCCATGCAACGTGGCAAATGCGTAGTGCTTGACTTTCCATTCGTGTGTCTCTTGGACATCCATATTGATAGCGGTGTACATGGCCTCTGCCATGTCCTCCACGATACAAGGATTGATGTGTACCATGGCGCTTGGCTATGACAAGCACCCAACAAACTTGGACGACGGATGGAGCTGTGCCGCACTACATAAAAGGGGATTGGTTTTTGTGAGAGCTTCTAGCTAGAAGATTTTTCGGTGGTTGACTGCCTACTAGGGCTTGGCTTGTATTGTGAGAAGATGTAGACGTTCTGATGGTACTAAACAATGGGAGGGGTAAGTTATATGCCATACAAGGAAAATTAGAAGTGGTTTTGGATTACAGGATTCACTAAAAAGTCAAATTGATTTTTGGACTTCTTTTTTCATGAAAACGCAAAAGCCATGtgcttcatttcattaagaataCTCAAAATATGTTGAAAAGAGAATTTCACGAAGGAACCCTCTTGAGAAAGAAAACATCACAACAGGCGATGCGTCACCAAAACACAAAACACACTTTCAGGCAACAAATAACCAGTCAACAGGATAGACAGACACAGGAGTTCATGGAGAGCCCTAGCTCTAGCCACGGACCACAAAACACTCTCCCCTACCACTGCTTCCAAAACAACATTGACACTAGGCATGACATTGTTTAAAATACAGCCGTTCCAATGCTTCCAAGTAAATATCGTTAAAAGAAGATTAATAACACATGCAACTGCGAAAAGCAAGAGTGAAAAGTTTCCTCCTCCGCGTTAGGATGGTGCAGTCTCTTTGATTCCTTCAAATCACATGGATCCGCTATACAAACCCCAAGATCCGACTTCATTTAGCACTGTGTTTACTCAAGAGAAAAGCGTTGATCCTACTTGGTCAGGTACTTTGGCTGATCTCTATATATTAGGAAACAAAAGTGGAAGCACAAATTTGGCCGCTCAACAAAACAACCAGCCACTGCCCATGCTCGATAAGGAACTGAAGAGTGATATTTACAGACATCGATTTTtggacttgtttttttttatcaattttgcACACCGCATTAAAATTTGTATGATTGATTGTTTGGGAGTTTGCGTGTTAGTTTCTgtttgtgtatgtgtgtgtgtgtgtgtgcgtgtgtgtgtgtgtgtgggtggggggggggggttcacGCACCCAAGTGTGTGTCGGTAACCGGCACAGGAGCACCTTGACATGCAGTGACAATGTCAGGCTTTGCAACATAGAGTCCATGACGAGAAAAGGGCAGGAGGATAGATTAGCGGTGAACGACCTAGCCCATATGATGATGCCATGCCACACAAGGAAGGTGTTGTGCTTGACATGCCTCTCTTGCGTCTCTTGGATGTCCATGTTGATGGCGGTGTACATGGCCTCCGCCATGGCCTCCACAATTCAAGGATTGATGTGTATGGTGACGCTTGGCGATGACAAACACCCGACAAACTCAGACAACAAATGGAGATGTTCCGCACTATCTTGAAGGGGATTGGTTTTTCTAAGAGCTTTTAGATAGAAGAATTTTCGGTGGCTAAATGCCTAGTAGTGCTTGGTTGATGTTCCGTTGGATTTAAACAATTAGAGGGGTGAGTTATATGTCATAAGAGG harbors:
- the LOC136353901 gene encoding uncharacterized protein isoform X1; translation: MASLGGRSVVDDWKFAADQLVRWSDRARVLADRVPSTAKQLTRDHTVFHREGAKRRHHPDVEDEEAQQDPPDGGVAHRREEAEQGAGRGALIQARRRHAHQ
- the LOC136353901 gene encoding uncharacterized protein isoform X2 — protein: MVNGLVGSVDDWKFAADQLVRWSDRARVLADRVPSTAKQLTRDHTVFHREGAKRRHHPDVEDEEAQQDPPDGGVAHRREEAEQGAGRGALIQARRRHAHQ